A single window of Nicotiana sylvestris chromosome 5, ASM39365v2, whole genome shotgun sequence DNA harbors:
- the LOC104241921 gene encoding uncharacterized protein, whose translation MQSINTCWISPVHFLQINASNLESKTSTLEPRTKISSKPNSATDIINSENISEKVESLPFHVKSITSTSNPFVKHCLKLRQSSSYRHSHGSALLVGSTPIREIYCFQERVQERPITFECLLVLDEASVPDDLNLQSVRVVRISSTVMKKLSGLQSIDSIEMIALMKIPSTFHSVDDEFLEEDCTRWFQNAHRILVLDGIQDPGNLGTLLRSAMAFGWGGAFLLSGCCDPFNEKALRASRGASFQLPLVSGGWLHLDALRNHYNMKMLAGHPANDQRPRRISGLSRAFADSLADTPLCLVLGSEGGGLSEKAKDASELVSIPMAGEFESLNVSVAGGIFLYMLQPEKP comes from the exons ATGCAATCCATTAACACTTGTTGGATTTCTCCTGTCCATTTTCTACAAATTAATGCTTCAAATTTGGAGTCAAAGACTTCAACTTTAGAACCCAGAACCAAAATTAGCTCAAAGCCAAATTCTGCAACTGATATTATTAATAGTGAGAATATATCTGAAAAGGTTGAATCTTTACCGTTTCATGTGAAGTCAATCACTAGTACTTCAAACCCTTTTGTTAAACACTGCCTTAAACTTCGCCAGAGTTCCTCTTATCGCCATTCTCATGGTTCTGCTCTTCTTGTTGGCTCTACCCCTATTAG GGAAATATATTGTTTTCAAGAAAGAGTACAAGAGAGACCTATTACATTTGAATGCTTACTTGTACTTGATGAAGCTTCTGTACCCGACGACCTAAATCTTCAATCAGTTCGCGTTGTACGCATCAGCTCAACGGTGATGAAGAAACTCTCTGGTTTACAGTCCATTGATTCTATTGAAATGATTGCGTTAATGAAAATACCCTCAACATTTCACAGTGTTGATGATGAGTTTCTAGAGGAAGACTGCACTAGATGGTTCCAGAATGCTCATCGAATTCTAGTTCTTGATGGAATCCAG GACCCTGGTAATCTTGGCACATTACTTAGATCAGCGATGGCATTTGGATGG GGCGGTGCCTTTCTGCTATCTGGCTGTTGCGATCCATTCAATGAGAAGGCGCTTAGAGCTAGTCGAGGAGCTTCCTTTCAGCTCCCGTTAGTCTCTGGTGGTTGGCTCCACTTAGATGCTCTAAGAAACCATTATAACATGAAGATGCTGGCCGGCCATCCTgcaaatgatcaacggccaaggaGAATTTCTGGGCTATCTCGAGCCTTTGCAGATTCGTTAGCTGATACGCCTCTGTGTTTGGTTTTGGGCAGTGAAGGAGGGGGCCTTTCCGAGAAAGCTAAGGATGCAAGTGAGCTTGTGAGTATTCCAATGGCAGGAGAATTCGAGTCTCTTAATGTTTCAGTAGCTGGTGGAATATTCTTGTACATGTTACAACCTGAAAAACCATAA